The genomic window CGGGGATGGATCGACACACAACACTGCCAGGTGCCATCCGACGCAGTTATTTTGAATGACTTTTGCGAATGTTCCAAGAAATTCGGGACTTGACAGCCGCTTCCCGTAGGGAAGGTTTGAAACTAGCAACTGCCTCTCCGTTCCCTCGGCTAGTTTTGACAATGGCACTTTGAGAGCGTCAGCCAGATAGAAGTCGACGAAATCGGCAACGCCACCTCTGGCTGCGTTCAATCTTGCTATGTTTATGGCTTTTTCGTCAATATCGAACCCAACTATCCGACCTGGAATGCTGCTCCGAATGTTTTCCTTAGCTTGCCGCCGGTAGTACTCCCATTTCCTAGGCTCGAAGAGTGGGCTTAGTTCGAAGGAGAAGCGGCGGTTAAGTCCAGATGGAATACCAGCAATCGCTTGAGCGGCCTCTATGCACAACGTTCCGCTACCGCAAAATGGGTCAACGATGAGACGTGCCGTCTCGAAACGAGCTGCCAGTAAGACATATGAAGCAAGTGTTTCACGTATAGGAGCAACTGTAGCCAGTCGGCGCCATCCCCTTTTGTGCAGATGCTCCCCGCTGGTATTGAAGCTCAAAGTGCATTGATCCCCGTCCAACCGGACATGGAATCGCAACTCAGCTTTAGTGGAAGAGGTGACAGTGGGGAGGCCAAGTTCCCGCAGTCGACTGTTCACTGCATCTTCAATGATTGACTCAATCTTCCTCTTATGGTTTACGCGGGACT from Trueperaceae bacterium includes these protein-coding regions:
- a CDS encoding THUMP domain-containing protein, with product RALRRRVKRHVLAQTHDFVAVCSPGLEWAVTRELAELPVAPTIIERIKGGVHFRGRTDLMYTANLHLRTASRVLMRVATFPAPTTEALFNRSKKVRWETFIGDNRGIRLSVTSRKSRVNHKRKIESIIEDAVNSRLRELGLPTVTSSTKAELRFHVRLDGDQCTLSFNTSGEHLHKRGWRRLATVAPIRETLASYVLLAARFETARLIVDPFCGSGTLCIEAAQAIAGIPSGLNRRFSFELSPLFEPRKWEYYRRQAKENIRSSIPGRIVGFDIDEKAINIARLNAARGGVADFVDFYLADALKVPLSKLAEGTERQLLVSNLPYGKRLSSPEFLGTFAKVIQNNCVGWHLAVLCVDPSPFESLPLESRSVQGLNNGGIRVKLLQGTVANDSQ